In Astatotilapia calliptera chromosome 23, fAstCal1.2, whole genome shotgun sequence, a genomic segment contains:
- the reps2 gene encoding ralBP1-associated Eps domain-containing protein 2 isoform X2 — MDQESGAASAGSFISLNEHEQRYYSGLHGLCQADTSGKLSSSKVAELFKASQLPPESLHKVTEVCGAKRLGYFGTSQFYVALKLLAAAQAGLPIRLESVTANLPLPRFVGLKNEPEMRYSTVPSCIDAQGAQCGSAPGSLIWTPTDRNTFRHLEAGTDKKEPWSPPRSPCSSPPRSPLTYRSYPYAKQRNGVDPQIAYESKHSSRPIVQLEQHSSPSKYGTKPTVEHPAMAQASSVERLEQQAVSDYTEDDPWRITEEQLEYYTNQFKSLQPDLGALILGAVAKNFFTKSKLPIPELSHIWELSDVDRDGALTFSEFCTAFHLIVARKNGYPLPETLPPSLRPGFMQHEEDIPDTHEDPSIMQRLQPSLTSTKQDLKEESSKQDVKMLATSQDKVTLQLSAFPERPEPPQDLDPQMKTKTRPRSYSSTSIEDAMKKAEEPPTPPPRPQKTHSRASSLDLNKLFQQGAPGVKSGWLLPPPALPPRPTASQVSHFIGASEKTVQSKVQQPNFADFSHFREEEESSVKPEDQGPHSRFGLSTEDMTNPSQQDMTAASHNQPPQKPVRRKYLPESQNLETVPPPAVPFPPPAKTPQKLLPRQKREIQQAIRKNRETNAVLTRLNSELQQQLKVVHKERVTLESQLELLRPLAST; from the exons ATGGATCAGGAATCCGGTGCGGCGTCTGCGGGGAGTTTCATCTCCCTGAATGAGCATGAGCAGAGGTATTACTCAGGTCTCCACGGTCTGTGCCAGGCTGACACTTCAGGAAAACTGTCGTCCAGTAAAGTGGCAGAGCTGTTCAAGGCGTCTCAGCTACCTCCCGAATCTCTGCATAAA GTGACCGAGGTGTGTGGAGCAAAGCGTCTGGGTTACTTTGGTACATCTCAGTTCTACGTGGCTCTGAAGCTGCTCGCAGCTGCCCAGGCTGGTCTACCCATTCGCCTGGAGAGCGTAACCGCCA ATCTACCTCTACCTAGATTTGTTGGTCTGAAGAATGAACCAGAGATGCGATACTCGACTGTCCCTTCCTGCATAGACGCTCAGGGCGCACAGTGTGGCTCTGCACCCGGTTCTCTTATCTGGACTCCAACAGACAGGAACACCTTCAGACATCTGGAGGCCGGCACAGACAAGAAG GAACCTTGGTCGCCACCACGATCCCCGTGTAGCTCACCACCTCGCTCGCCATTGACATATCGCAGTTACCCATACGCCAAGCAGAGAAATGGAGTTGACCCGCAAATCG CCTACGAAAGCAAACATTCCTCGCGGCCGATCGTTCAGCTGGAGCAGCACTCCTCACCAAGCAAATACGGGACCAAACCCACTGTGGAGCATCCAGCTATGGCTCAG GCTTCCTCAGTAGAAAGGCTCGAGCAGCAGGCTGTTTCAGATTATACTGAGGATGACCCCTGGAGGATCACAGAGGAACAGCTGGAGTATTACACTAATCAATTCAAGAGCCTGCAGCCTGACCTGGGGGCTCTCATCCTGG GAGCTGTAGCAAAAAATTTCTTCACAAAATCCAAGCTCCCAATTCCAGAGCTGTCCCACATTTG GGAGCTGAGTGATGTGGATAGAGATGGGGCTCTCACGTTTTCTGAGTTTTGCACAGCGTTCCACTTGATTGTGGCCCGAAAGAATGGTTACCCTCTCCCAGAGACGCTGCCTCCCAGCCTGCGGCCGGGGTTCATGCAGCACGAAGAGGACATACCGGACACTCATGAA GATCCGAGCATTATGCAGAGACTCCAGCCAAGCTTAACCTCAACGAAACAAGACTTGAAAGAAGAATCTAGTAAACAAG ATGTGAAGATGCTCGCGACATCTCAAGACAAAGTAACTCTTCAGCTCAGTGCTTTTCCTGAGCGGCCAG AACCGCCTCAAGATCTGGATCcacagatgaagacaaaaactAGACCAAG GTCCTACTCCAGCACTTCAATCGAAGACGCTATGAAGAAGGCCGAGGAGCCACCCACCCCTCCCCCTCGACCCCAGAAGACCCACTCCAGGGCCTCATCGCTGGACCTCAATAAGCTCTTCCAGCAGGGCGCTCCAG GAGTAAAAAGTGGATGGTTGCTGCCTCCTCCAGCCCTCCCTCCTAGACCGACAGCTTCGCAG GTTTCTCATTTTATCGGCGCTTCGGAGAAAACTGTCCAGAGCAAAGTGCAGCAGCCAAACTTTGCTGACTTCAGTCACTTCAGAGAAGAG GAGGAGAGCAGTGTGAAACCTGAAGATCAGGGGCCACACTCCAGATTTGGGCTCAGCACTGAGGACATGACGAATCCTTCACAACAG GACATGACTGCCGCCTCTCACAATCAACCTCCACAGAAGCCAGTTCGCAGGAAATATCTCCCAGAGAGCCAAAACCTGGAGACTGTACCTCCGCCAGCGGTGccatttcctcctcctgctaAAACTCCTCAAAA ACTGCTGCCCAGACAGAAGAGGGAGATCCAGCAGGCTATCCGTAAGAACAGGGAAACCAATGCTGTGCTGACACGCCTTAATAGCGAACTCCAGCAGCAACTTAAG GTGGTTCATAAGGAGAGGGTCACCTTGGAGTCCCAGCTGGAGCTCCTACGGCCTCTGGCTTCGACATGA
- the reps2 gene encoding ralBP1-associated Eps domain-containing protein 2 isoform X1 — MDQESGAASAGSFISLNEHEQRYYSGLHGLCQADTSGKLSSSKVAELFKASQLPPESLHKVTEVCGAKRLGYFGTSQFYVALKLLAAAQAGLPIRLESVTANLPLPRFVGLKNEPEMRYSTVPSCIDAQGAQCGSAPGSLIWTPTDRNTFRHLEAGTDKKEPWSPPRSPCSSPPRSPLTYRSYPYAKQRNGVDPQIAYESKHSSRPIVQLEQHSSPSKYGTKPTVEHPAMAQASSVERLEQQAVSDYTEDDPWRITEEQLEYYTNQFKSLQPDLGALILGAVAKNFFTKSKLPIPELSHIWELSDVDRDGALTFSEFCTAFHLIVARKNGYPLPETLPPSLRPGFMQHEEDIPDTHESTGPLIVFEDPGRRPNQMDPSIMQRLQPSLTSTKQDLKEESSKQDVKMLATSQDKVTLQLSAFPERPEPPQDLDPQMKTKTRPRSYSSTSIEDAMKKAEEPPTPPPRPQKTHSRASSLDLNKLFQQGAPGVKSGWLLPPPALPPRPTASQVSHFIGASEKTVQSKVQQPNFADFSHFREEEESSVKPEDQGPHSRFGLSTEDMTNPSQQDMTAASHNQPPQKPVRRKYLPESQNLETVPPPAVPFPPPAKTPQKLLPRQKREIQQAIRKNRETNAVLTRLNSELQQQLKVVHKERVTLESQLELLRPLAST; from the exons ATGGATCAGGAATCCGGTGCGGCGTCTGCGGGGAGTTTCATCTCCCTGAATGAGCATGAGCAGAGGTATTACTCAGGTCTCCACGGTCTGTGCCAGGCTGACACTTCAGGAAAACTGTCGTCCAGTAAAGTGGCAGAGCTGTTCAAGGCGTCTCAGCTACCTCCCGAATCTCTGCATAAA GTGACCGAGGTGTGTGGAGCAAAGCGTCTGGGTTACTTTGGTACATCTCAGTTCTACGTGGCTCTGAAGCTGCTCGCAGCTGCCCAGGCTGGTCTACCCATTCGCCTGGAGAGCGTAACCGCCA ATCTACCTCTACCTAGATTTGTTGGTCTGAAGAATGAACCAGAGATGCGATACTCGACTGTCCCTTCCTGCATAGACGCTCAGGGCGCACAGTGTGGCTCTGCACCCGGTTCTCTTATCTGGACTCCAACAGACAGGAACACCTTCAGACATCTGGAGGCCGGCACAGACAAGAAG GAACCTTGGTCGCCACCACGATCCCCGTGTAGCTCACCACCTCGCTCGCCATTGACATATCGCAGTTACCCATACGCCAAGCAGAGAAATGGAGTTGACCCGCAAATCG CCTACGAAAGCAAACATTCCTCGCGGCCGATCGTTCAGCTGGAGCAGCACTCCTCACCAAGCAAATACGGGACCAAACCCACTGTGGAGCATCCAGCTATGGCTCAG GCTTCCTCAGTAGAAAGGCTCGAGCAGCAGGCTGTTTCAGATTATACTGAGGATGACCCCTGGAGGATCACAGAGGAACAGCTGGAGTATTACACTAATCAATTCAAGAGCCTGCAGCCTGACCTGGGGGCTCTCATCCTGG GAGCTGTAGCAAAAAATTTCTTCACAAAATCCAAGCTCCCAATTCCAGAGCTGTCCCACATTTG GGAGCTGAGTGATGTGGATAGAGATGGGGCTCTCACGTTTTCTGAGTTTTGCACAGCGTTCCACTTGATTGTGGCCCGAAAGAATGGTTACCCTCTCCCAGAGACGCTGCCTCCCAGCCTGCGGCCGGGGTTCATGCAGCACGAAGAGGACATACCGGACACTCATGAA AGTACAGGGCCTTTAATTGTCTTTGAGGATCCTGGACGGAGGCCGAATCAGATG GATCCGAGCATTATGCAGAGACTCCAGCCAAGCTTAACCTCAACGAAACAAGACTTGAAAGAAGAATCTAGTAAACAAG ATGTGAAGATGCTCGCGACATCTCAAGACAAAGTAACTCTTCAGCTCAGTGCTTTTCCTGAGCGGCCAG AACCGCCTCAAGATCTGGATCcacagatgaagacaaaaactAGACCAAG GTCCTACTCCAGCACTTCAATCGAAGACGCTATGAAGAAGGCCGAGGAGCCACCCACCCCTCCCCCTCGACCCCAGAAGACCCACTCCAGGGCCTCATCGCTGGACCTCAATAAGCTCTTCCAGCAGGGCGCTCCAG GAGTAAAAAGTGGATGGTTGCTGCCTCCTCCAGCCCTCCCTCCTAGACCGACAGCTTCGCAG GTTTCTCATTTTATCGGCGCTTCGGAGAAAACTGTCCAGAGCAAAGTGCAGCAGCCAAACTTTGCTGACTTCAGTCACTTCAGAGAAGAG GAGGAGAGCAGTGTGAAACCTGAAGATCAGGGGCCACACTCCAGATTTGGGCTCAGCACTGAGGACATGACGAATCCTTCACAACAG GACATGACTGCCGCCTCTCACAATCAACCTCCACAGAAGCCAGTTCGCAGGAAATATCTCCCAGAGAGCCAAAACCTGGAGACTGTACCTCCGCCAGCGGTGccatttcctcctcctgctaAAACTCCTCAAAA ACTGCTGCCCAGACAGAAGAGGGAGATCCAGCAGGCTATCCGTAAGAACAGGGAAACCAATGCTGTGCTGACACGCCTTAATAGCGAACTCCAGCAGCAACTTAAG GTGGTTCATAAGGAGAGGGTCACCTTGGAGTCCCAGCTGGAGCTCCTACGGCCTCTGGCTTCGACATGA